The genomic interval AGAGCTCAAGAATCTGGTAGTTCAGCTTCTCCCTTTTAATAATGGGTTCAAGAGTACTGCTATGTTCACTGGAGATGAGAATTCTCTGCCCTTTCAGAAGTTTTAAAAGTTCTTTTCTTGCTATAGGGGTGGATAACCTTCTGGTGTAGAGATTCCATATCTTTCCATCTCTTATATTTACTGTACCCTCAAGATGAACCTTCTCAAAATTAAGACTGTAGAGTTTTAATGTTAGAGTTCTCCTCCCTCTGGGTATAAAAAGGGCATATCCCATTATTATCTCAGTTCTTTAATAGCCGCACTTTTTTCATCCACAACCTCAAAGTTGAATAGAGGTTCCTTTGCTCTGCATGAAGCAGAAATTCTTGCGTTATCTGGCAGAAAGAAAAATTTCTTCCCACTCTTTTCAAGAATTTCATTAACCACATCTCTGGCACTTTTCGGTGCCTCGCAGGCTTTGTAGAGTACTTCAGCCTCTTCCTTTTCAGTAAGAAAACTGTAGGTCTTTGCACTCAGAGAAGATTCGAGAATCTCAAGGATATCTTCAATTCTGACCTCTTCTTTTCCATGGCTTTCTACAGTTAGCCTTGCCTTTGCCCTCTGGGTACACACACTTTTATCCCCTGTATAGTGCAGAATAATACCCTCGCTCTCTGCACCTACCTCTGCAACCACCTTTATATCTCCTGCCTCTCTGAAGGCTCTGGCCTTTGCAATGAGGGTGATAAAATTTTGTTGAGGATTGTTCTGCGGACTTTTTGAATGAACCATAAGTCTGCTTTCCATGTTTACCTCGCTGTAGCTGGCATAGCTATGGCGCTTGAGAACCTCCTCCACAATATCCCTGCACAGGTCCTCAATCCTGTAAATAGCTATTCCAGAAATTTCATCTATTATCTCATTTATTGCCTCTATGTTTCTCGACATATGGGTGCCTTTCTGGAAAGCAGGTAAATCAACATAACATTCAAAGTTTGCCAGGAGTACAATGTTGCGCTTTCCGTCCTCTCTCTTCACCCTTACCATCTTTCTAACGCTATTAACTCCTGCTCTTGTGAGGGGAATCTTGATTTCAGGTTCTCTCTTCTGTACATCCGGGAGCATTTTTACACCTTAAATATTTTATATCAGTATGTAGAATTTTTCTTAAGTTTAAAGCTTAACATAAGCAAGGTAGATTCTATGAGAATGCAGGAGGTAAGAAAACTATTTTTGAGTTTTACATTTGTAGCTTCAGTAATGTATATCACAGATGGGTTTTCTATAATGGGGATTTACTTCAGCGATATTTTCAGATTTGAGGGTTCTTTTCTCAAAGAATATTCCGGGCAGCTCTATCTCCCATTACTTCTCTTTCTATTTCTGGGTATAGTTCTGGGCAGGTTTTTTTGTGGCTGGATATGTCCGATAACTGCAATAATGAATATAACAACCGTATTTGCAAGAAAAAAACCGAAAATAAACCTGAAAACTAAGTATGTTTTTCTTTTTTTTACAGTGGTGGTTCTTTATTTTGAATACACAGGCAAACTTTCACTGACAAATGAACTTCTTAAGCTGGGATTTTTACTGGGTATAACAGCTATTGTTGTTGCGTCTCTCTTCTATTCCCGGATTTTCTGCACCAATATATGTCCTCTGGGTGCCTTCTTCAGTATTCTTGGTTATGTGAGTATCTTCAGGCTGGATGTA from archaeon BMS3Bbin15 carries:
- the folE2_1 gene encoding GTP cyclohydrolase FolE2, with product MLPDVQKREPEIKIPLTRAGVNSVRKMVRVKREDGKRNIVLLANFECYVDLPAFQKGTHMSRNIEAINEIIDEISGIAIYRIEDLCRDIVEEVLKRHSYASYSEVNMESRLMVHSKSPQNNPQQNFITLIAKARAFREAGDIKVVAEVGAESEGIILHYTGDKSVCTQRAKARLTVESHGKEEVRIEDILEILESSLSAKTYSFLTEKEEAEVLYKACEAPKSARDVVNEILEKSGKKFFFLPDNARISASCRAKEPLFNFEVVDEKSAAIKELR
- the yccM_1 gene encoding putative electron transport protein YccM, with the protein product MRMQEVRKLFLSFTFVASVMYITDGFSIMGIYFSDIFRFEGSFLKEYSGQLYLPLLLFLFLGIVLGRFFCGWICPITAIMNITTVFARKKPKINLKTKYVFLFFTVVVLYFEYTGKLSLTNELLKLGFLLGITAIVVASLFYSRIFCTNICPLGAFFSILGYVSIFRLDVGEDCKKCHRCNSVCEMGIDVMNSKPMNECSLCWNCVEECPYKSIRLRFILS